Part of the Imperialibacter roseus genome, TTTAGTTAGGTACACAGATCAGTGGAAAGCCTGAGGCAGATAGCCTCGGGCTTTTTTGTGGTTATGATTAGCCGAAGTATCCTGCCTGCTATGGCCGATTGGCCGGAATATGCATCTTAGACAACTTTTTTTAGCCGCTCAAATTGCATCAGGTAATCCAAAGCCTAACGCCTTCGATATACTTAAAATCCTTTAGGTTCAATGTGTAAAGTGGCAGGCCGTGAGCGATGGCCGTTGCGGCTATCAGTCCATCACCTAGTGTTAAGTTATGACTCAGTGAGTATTTGTTCATCAACTTCATAAACATTTCACAAGTCGGCTTGTCGATATCCAAGACTTTGAGATGAAATAAATCCTGATTGATCTTGTTCAGTTCCTTTTTGTTCAAAGCGCCATACATCAACTCTCCTGACGAAACGATGCTCAAAACGATGTTTTCCTGGCCGATTTGCTTCAATGCTTCCAGAATAGTAGCGTTCTCTTTGTAAAACTCAATGATGATATTGGTATCGCAAAGGACTAATTGTTCCTTTTCCATGCTTTTTCCCGAAGCCGCTTAGCGTCTATTGCTCTGCCCTTCCACAGACCTGCAGAGGCGAAAAAGTCATACTTTTTCGGCGATGTTGATTTTATTGGCTTGTGTCTTTTCACCTCGACAAAATCGAGCTGCTGCAAAAAATTTACCAGATAGAGCAGTTTACTGTCGTCCTTTACTGTCAGTGTTAACTTTTCCATATACCAAAGATAAATATTTAACACTAACTTTTAGTTCATCCCAATGGATGTTATTGATAAATCTCCTCTTTCAGCCCCTCGATGCCATTCAGCAAAACTCAGGAGGAAAATACACTTCTAGGGGATGTAGACCTGGGGTTCTACATGAAAAAGAATTAAGAGACGGAGCGCCTGGCTCGCATTAATACCCGGAAGGCTCTGAGATTGTCGGGACGAGGGCACCACACATGGTTGGCCACAGCCTTTGAGGGAAGGACTGATATGCTGATAGTTTACTTTGGATAGCACAACAACGAGAACTAATACGTAGAATCCATTGGTTAGGTACACAGATCAGTGGAAAGCCTGGGGTGGATAGCCCCGGGCTTTTTTGTGCTGGCAACGATGTTTGCAAAACTGCTGGCAAGGCTTTCAGGTCACGGTACAGACACAGAAGCAGTGCCGAGATCGCTCATCAGGTACCTGGCTGAGGTGATACACGAAGAAAAGCACCTTTCTGACGGCTTGTCGGAGATTGGGAGCTATTCCTGATAGTGGTAGCGAGTGCCCTTTCTCTCTCCAATCTTTAACAATAACCCTTCATTGACCAGGTAAGCCATGTCTTTCTTCAAAGTGTTTCGTGAATGAGTTTTAAATGCTTCCTCTATTTCGCTCATACGAACAGCCTTCCGCTTTTTGGCGAACTCAAGCACTGCTTGCTGTCTTTCGTTCAGCTCTTTTGTCAGCTTGCTGTAAACCTCGTATTTTGCTTCTAAGCGCTTGATAAGTGTAGACAGACAATCCAGGAAAAATAAGATCCATCTGTCTATCCTTTCGGTTTTCTTGTACCGGTTTTTCTGGCCTTCCATCAAAGCTCTGTAGTAGTCTTCTTTCCGCTCTTCAATGATGTGCTCAAAAGATACGTACTGAACGAACCCATACCCTTGTTGCATGAGTAGCAAAGTGGTCAATAACCGTGACAGCCTTCCGTTTCCGTCCTGATAGGGATGGATGGATAGAAATTCGTATACAAAAGCGGCTGTAATCATCAGCGGATGCATATCTGCTTTTGTCAGGCGTTCGTCAGTCCAGTTCAACAACTCTTCCATTTCCCTGGAAGTGGAAGATGGGTCAGTTATTCTGAAAATGGTTCGTTGTGTTCCGTCAGGGTTGTTAGCCACTACCTGGTTAGAAAGGGGTTTATACTGACCTTTATGGCTCTGGTCTTTGGCACTGTGCTTTAGTAGCATCCCATGCAATTGATGGATATATCTTTCCGACAACGCAATGTCCTTGTAATTAACCAGGATGACCTGGAGCGTTTCATAATAGCCAACCACTTCTTGTTGTTCTCTGGTGGTTAACTTGGTAATTTTTACAGACTTAAGGAGCTTTTCAACTTCTGCATCTGTCAATGTCGCTCCTTCGATTCGGGTAGACGAACCTATGCTTTCGATGGTTGCTATTTTCTTGAGTTCTTTGAGGTGTTTGCTGTGCTTTAGTTCTATTGATTGCCAGTTTCCTTTGAAGCTATCAATAATACTTAACAGCTTCATCAGTTGTTGGAAAACATCTCCGCCGAAGTCAAGTTTTTGGTTCATTGCCAACTAATTTTTATGGATATATCCAAAAAGCATCCAAATGTATCCATAAGTAATTCCTTCTCTGTTGTGCGTTTTGAATATATCCAAAACGCATCCAAATATATCCATAAATTTCCTTATTCAGAGGCAACAATGCATCTGAGTTTACCGCTATCAGCTTACGCTTCAGGTCATTGGGGGTTTGGACAAAATTTTGGTAGAAGTAGACCTGGCCTTCTGTGAAAAGATGGAAGAGAAGGTGAGCCTAATACGTTTTCTATTCCTGAAGGCCTTGTGACTGCCCGGCCGGGGAATAAACACGGCACCTGGTGACTCCGGCTTTTCGGCCACAACCTTCTTGCGAACGAGTTCGTACAATATATTGTACAACTAATGACAGTTGATTAACTTTGAGTCATGGAAATAACCACCTATTCAAATTTTCGTCAGAACATGAAGTCCTTTCTCGATAAGGTGCTGTCTTCTCATTCGCCTTTGTTTGTTTCCCGAGCAAATGGTGAGGATGTGGTTGTGATGTCGAAAGCCGACTATGAGAGCATGCAGGAGACCATGTACCTGCTGAGTAGCTCCAAAAATGCTGAAAGACTTGCCCGTGGAATAGAGGAATACAAAGAGGGAAAAGGGGTAGAGCGAGAGCTGATTGACGAATGAAAATCGTTTTCCTCTCTCCGGGATGGGAAGATTATCTCCACTGGCAACAGACTGATAAAAAGATGCTTAGAAGGATCAATGAGTTAATCAAACAATGCCAACGAACCCCATTTGAAGGCAGCGGGAAGCCCGAGCCACTACGAAGTAATTTGTCAGGCTGGTGGTCGAGAAGGATGGATCATGAGCATAGGCTGGTGTATAAAGCTGAGGGAGACTCACTTTATATTCTTCAGTGTAGAAAGCATTATTAGCTGAGACTATTTTAAAGATAAACACAAGCGGATGCTTGCGTTACGGGTGCTTGCACCATTGCATAAAAAAAACCGAACACCTTCCGGCGTCCGGCTTTTCGGACTTGAAAATTGGGCAAATGAAAATTTTTAGTTATTGGTTATCAGTGAGTGGTAATCAGTAGGATTCGACTGCTTTACTGATTACTTCTCACCGATTACCTTCCTATTCCTTCCTCACGCTCCCCGCTCCTGATCTTCTGATATCGGAGCTTGCCTCACCCTGGTACACAATGGTGCTGGCACCGGATGCTTCGGCTTTCAGGTCGACCATGGCATTTACCTTGGCACGGGCAGCTCCCTGTGCGTTGACCTCGACATACCTGGCCTCACTGCCAAAGGCGTCGAGTGAGGCAGCGCCCTCCACGTCAGCTTTCAGCTCGTTCACATTGCCCCGCAGGGTCAGCTTACTGCCGCCGTCCATTTCTATGTCGAGCTTGGAGGCGTCGATGTCCATGTCCACCTGGGCAAACCCCGATAGATTGAGCGCCATCCTGTTGGCCTGGAAACCATCGATATAGGCTTCCGAAGCGCCGGATAACTCAATACTCTCCAGATCAGGTGTGCTGATGTAGACGTAGATTTTGTCGCTGGACTCCCAGTTGTCACGCCAGTCCCAGTCGCTGCCACGGATGTCGAACTTCAATACGCCCCCCGATTGGCTCACTTTCACTCTTTCCAGCCATTCGTCGTCGCCGGTGATTTCGATGTTTTTGTAGTCGCCCTGCTTGATGTAGAATTTGAAGATGCCGCCAGCTTCTATCTCATCATATCCTTTGAAGTCGTACGTCAGAGGATCGGCATCGAAAGAACTTTTTCCTGAACCTGAGTTGTACGAGTAGTAGTCGTCATCCTCTTCGCACGTGGTGCACTTCAAACCTGCGTCGGTAAACACCCACGTGTTACCTTCCATCTGTCGGGTAGAGTAGCCGTTTCTGTAAATAGTGTTTCTCAGGATCCTGGCCAGGCTTTCGTCCATTTTGAAGGGCTGGTTATAGGGAATATACAGCGTAATGTCGAGGTTCTGTACCCTGAAGCGGGCATCGTTCCTGAACTTCAACTCTCTTGGGAAGTTAAAGATGGAATCTTGCACATTGAGCTCATAAGTAACCATCTGCGCATTTTCAAGTGCTGTCGAGCGGTCTCTTCCTCTGGCTTCAAAATCCATTATTACTTTATACACGGAATCTTTATGACCTCTTAGCTGGAGTTCTACAGCTTCATACTGGCCGTTCCACTCGTCCCACTCCCGGCGGTCGCTGTCTGATAAAGTCAATACCGCTGTTTTACCGGCCATGTCGTACGTTTTGGTTTCTGTATGGATAGCATCTGTGCGGAAGTCCATGATAATGCGTGGCACTGTGTAGCTCACGAGCACAAGGCTGATGATCCACAAGCCGAACAGTGACCATCCCAAGAAGGAGCCGGCCACCCATCTTTTGGCCATGATGCTGATACCACCCAGGGTGATAGCCAATGCTGGTATAAAAGCTGACAGGAAGAGCCCAAAGACAGCCCAGCCTGGGAGTGTCTGTTGGAAAAGCTCTACTGGTACGCCATCAACCGATACCCAGTCCCACCAGCCAATGGTAAGCCCAAAGAACATGGCACAAGTAATAGCAATGGCTGTCATCATCGATAATCCTAAGATGCTAAACAGCAGGCCAATAAATACCCGGAGGATCTCAACGAATACATTGGCAGCAGGGCCGATAAATTTGGCGATACCATTGATGATCAACGCAATCAATCGGAATGGAAACAACAACACTTTCACGATAGGGCTTTCTTCGTCTTCTTTTATGTTGAGGTTCGACTTGATGTTTGTTTCAATATTGGAAAGCGTAACAGGCTCTCCCTGCATCTGCATTTTCTCGGTGATGGTCTTCGCCAGGGGCGTGATGATCCACAAGATGATGTAAACAAAGAATCCGGTGCCTCCGAGGAAGATAGATAGTACGAAGAGGAGCCTGATCACTGTTACGTCCACTCCGAAATAGGCGGCGACACCACTGGCCACACCACCCAGCACCCGGTCTTCCTGGCTGCGGAACATTTTCTTGATCTTCTTGTCGTCTTCAAGGGCCTTGTTGCCCGGCACCACAATCCAAAGGATTATGTAGGCGAGCAAAATTGCGCCACTTAACCCTGGTAGAAAGAAGTTGAAGAACATAAGCAGAAAGAGCAAACGCACCCACATGGGGTCGATGCTGAAATAGTGGGCAAGACCACTGCACACCCCACCAACGACTTTTCTGTTGATGTCACGATAAAGTCTTTTTGAACCGGTCTTCTCTTTTTGTTCAGTCTTTTCTTCCGCTGTGTCCGTACTTTCTCCGCTGCCGGTGTCGGCTGCAGGCGCTGCTTTGTCTTCTTTGTCTTCAATCGCCTCGAAGTCGGCAATGGTACCCATCGTAGAAATCAGCATATTGACATCTTCGATAGCCACTACCTGCTTGTTTTCTTTGTCCAGTTTCTCGAGAAAAATCTCAGCAATTCTGCTTTCGATATCGGCGATAATTTCTTTGCTGTCTTCGAAAGTCGAAAAATAGGTGGTAATGGATTCGAGGTAGCCCTTTAGCCTTTCATAGCCATCTTCCTCTATGTGGAAGATAATGCCGCTAATATTGATGCTTATATTCTTATTCATTTCTTTTGCCCGTTTTGCTTTTTCGTTGTCATAATTTTACTGGTGGAGCCCACAAGTTCGTCCCAGGTATCCTGGAGCCCATTTAAAAAAGTTGTTCCTTCATCAGTCAGGGTATAGTATTTTCTGGGTGGCCCTGAATTTGATTCAACCCATTTGTAGTCAACGAGGCCGGCCTTTCGCAGCCGGGTAAGGAGGGGGTAGAGTGTTCCTTCCACCACCATGATCTTTGCAGAGGTAAGCTCCTGCAACATGTCGGAGGCATACACCTCGCCACGTGATATGATATGGAGGATGCAAAACTCGAGAATTCCCTTCCGCATCTGCACCTGTGTATTCTCAATGTTCATCTCTCATTTTGTTTAAAAGTTTTTGACCTTAGCACTATATACGGAAAAGTACCTTGCATGGCCAAGTACTGGCTAAGAAATATTAGTGAATAGACTATAATCATTAAATAATTATATTTTACGCTTCAAAAAGTACAATATTATGGCACTTTTTAAGCATTTGGGTGTCGATTGCCACTGTCGTGCTGTTTGGTAAACAGTTCCTAATCCCTTGGTACAACCGGGCCGACAAGCGCAAGCGCCGATGAATGAAGGTTGGTAGCTGCGTTAAAGCCGCATTCCGATAAGTGGCGGTGCACCGGTGAATCATTTTTCGCCAGCTTCCAGCAAAGGCCGGCATCTTCATCTACTTTTGCCGTCTATTTGTCGAAGTATTCCAACAAGTGAGCGGGTATGTTGGTGTGGAGAATGTTATATCATTAATTTTAGGTTGAATTAGTCACTGAATGCGGATTACATTAATTCTTGCCGTCTGTTTGTCCTTCTCCGGCCTGCTATTTGGACAGGGAAATGCACCAAAATATAGCAACGAGTTTCTGGCTATAGGCGTGGGTGCCAGGGCATTGGGAATGGGCAATATGCAAGTTGGTCTGGCCAACGATGTTACGGCGGGTTATTGGAACCCCGCTGCACTCACTCAGCTTACCGAACAATACCAGGTGGGACTGATGCATGCGGCCTACTTTGCTGGCATAGCCAATTACGATTTTGCGGGATTTGCTACTCCCATCGATAGCAATACCTTCATGGGTGTTTCTGTGATCCGTTTTGGGGTTGACAATATTCCCGACACCAGGTTCCTTTACGACGCCAGCGGCGCTATCAACTACGATAATATCCGTTTCTTTTCTGCGGCCGACTACGCATTCATGTTTTCGCTTGCTAAGAAAATGGGAGGTCTTTCGCTGGGCGGCAACCTGAAGGTGATCCACCGGACAGTGGGCGATTTTGCGAATGCCTGGGGCTTTGGTCTCGATGCGGCACTACAGTACAACAGGGCCAACTGGAAGATGGGGGCGGTACTCAGAGATGCTACCGGAACGTTCAATGCCTGGACGCACAATTCTTCATTGGTTGTTGACGTGTACACCCAAACGGGCAACGTGATCCCGGAGAGCAGCCTTGAAATTACGCTACCCCGCCTATCGGTGGGGCTTGCCAACGCAGTGGTAAACAAAGGAAAATGGGCAGGACTTGTTGGCGCCGACGTTGATTTGACGTTTGACGGACAAAGAAACACTGTGATCAAAAGTAAATTGGCCAGTATAGATCCGAAAGCAGGCTTTGAAGTGAGCTATGCGCAAAAGGCCTTTTTACGGGGAGGTGTGAGTCAGCTACAGCAGGTCAAAGATTTTGATGGCAGCAAATCGTGGACTTATCTGCCGTCGTTTGGTATCGGACTTAACCTTCAGGGAGTGCAGATAGACTATGCTTTAACAGACATAGGAAATAGGGCGCAGTCGCCTTATAGTCACATCTTTTCATTAAGATATGGATGGAATGCGAAATAGACTGTGGACATACAGAAGTGCCTTATTAGCCGGGTTGTTGTTTGTAGCAGCTATGGCAAAGTCTCAGCCATGGGGCAATGAATGGATCAGACCCGGGCAGTCGTACTATAAAATTAAAGTCGCCAGAGAGGGAATGTTTCGCCTGACGCAGCAGCAACTGCTGGAAAGCGGTGTGCCGCTGGCCTCCATCGACGCCAGACGGTTGCAGCTTTTTCACAGAGGGGTAGAGCAGGCTATTTATCTGCCAGGGCAGGAAGATGGCCGACTTGATGCCAGCGACTATATTGAGTTTTACGGGCAGCCAGCGGATGGTAAGACCGATACGGAACTGTATGTTTCTGAGGAGGCCCAGCCTCACACTTTGTATAACCTGTTTTCTGATTCAGCAACCTATTTTCTCACCTGGCCGCTAACGGCTACGTCCGGCAAGCGGATGTTGGCACCTGTAGCAGAGAACAATGTAGGTAACTTACCTGCTGAGCCTTACTATCTCCGGGAAGTACTCAAGCTTCAGGTCAATAATTACTCGCAAGGGAAGACCTACCAGGGCGGCGACATCATTCTTAGTCAGTACGATCATGGCGAAGGTTGGACAGGCAGTGACATTGCCAAAGGAGCCAATCAAATGATCACTTTGGCTGGATTGACCAATCGGGTTACTTCCGGGCCCGACCCTACGTTAGAAGTGCTCCTGGTCGGGAGAAATAACCTGGATCACAATGTAGAGGTATATGTGGGCCCATCTTCGTCAAGTTTGCGGCTTTTACACACGGCCGAGTTTTCAGAGCATGATCCCTATACTGTCTCCGAAACCATTTTATGGTCAGATATTTCATCTACCGGAGAGTTGTTTGTGCGGGTGAATGTGGTTGGTATTGGAAGCGCTGCCGACCGGGCAGCGGTGTCTTATGTAAAGGTTAATTACGCCGCCAGCACGGACATGGCTGGTCAGTCGCAGAAGACATTGACGCTAAGAGAGAACACGGGAAATAAGTCTTTCATTAGAGTGACCAATCCGGCTGGAGCCAGTAGTCTTTTTGATGTGACACAGCCGGATAACGTGAACAAAATTGGTGTCATCACAGGAACCAGTGATTTCGCAGCAGTAGTGAATGGCACCGCTGTTCAGCGGAAGTTGATCGCCACTACTACTCCTTATACCCCGGTAAGTATCAAGCAGGCAACCATGCCGGCTATCGATCCAACGGCTTTTGATTACATCATAGTCACTCACCCGGAGCTTAGAAAGGCCACTACTACAGGAACTGCAGATCCGGTGGCAGCCTACAAAGCTTTTCGTGAGAGTGCGCAGGGTGGAAACCATCAGGTGCTTATTGTAGAAATGGAGCAGTTATTTGACGGCTTTAACTATGGTGAAATATCTCCATGGGCCATTCGCAGACTGGCGGGTTACCTGCTGGCCAATGGTGAGCCAGAATACTTCTTCCTTATAGGAAAAGGAACGGGTGTGCACCGAAATTACTACAGACAAGACCCGGCTACCACCACACTTGTTCACTTCATACCCACTAACGGCGTGCCTGGAAGCGACATTGCCATGCTGGCCGGACTGGCTGGCAGTACTTATGAATCGCCAATTGCAATAGGAAGACTGAACGCAAGGAACCCGGACGACGTGCAAGCCTACCTGAACAAGGTGATGGAGATGGAAAATCAGCCCTTCGATCAGTTGTGGAAAAAGAACTTCATTCATTTGAGTGGAGGAGCTACTCAGGGAGAGCTGGCTACATTTCGATCTTATGTCAACGGATTTAAGTTCATTGCAGAAGGCAAGTACCTGGGAGCCAATGTGGTGACTAGCAGCAAAT contains:
- a CDS encoding PadR family transcriptional regulator is translated as MNIENTQVQMRKGILEFCILHIISRGEVYASDMLQELTSAKIMVVEGTLYPLLTRLRKAGLVDYKWVESNSGPPRKYYTLTDEGTTFLNGLQDTWDELVGSTSKIMTTKKQNGQKK
- a CDS encoding Fic family protein; translated protein: MNQKLDFGGDVFQQLMKLLSIIDSFKGNWQSIELKHSKHLKELKKIATIESIGSSTRIEGATLTDAEVEKLLKSVKITKLTTREQQEVVGYYETLQVILVNYKDIALSERYIHQLHGMLLKHSAKDQSHKGQYKPLSNQVVANNPDGTQRTIFRITDPSSTSREMEELLNWTDERLTKADMHPLMITAAFVYEFLSIHPYQDGNGRLSRLLTTLLLMQQGYGFVQYVSFEHIIEERKEDYYRALMEGQKNRYKKTERIDRWILFFLDCLSTLIKRLEAKYEVYSKLTKELNERQQAVLEFAKKRKAVRMSEIEEAFKTHSRNTLKKDMAYLVNEGLLLKIGERKGTRYHYQE
- a CDS encoding putative type IX sorting system protein PorV2 — translated: MRITLILAVCLSFSGLLFGQGNAPKYSNEFLAIGVGARALGMGNMQVGLANDVTAGYWNPAALTQLTEQYQVGLMHAAYFAGIANYDFAGFATPIDSNTFMGVSVIRFGVDNIPDTRFLYDASGAINYDNIRFFSAADYAFMFSLAKKMGGLSLGGNLKVIHRTVGDFANAWGFGLDAALQYNRANWKMGAVLRDATGTFNAWTHNSSLVVDVYTQTGNVIPESSLEITLPRLSVGLANAVVNKGKWAGLVGADVDLTFDGQRNTVIKSKLASIDPKAGFEVSYAQKAFLRGGVSQLQQVKDFDGSKSWTYLPSFGIGLNLQGVQIDYALTDIGNRAQSPYSHIFSLRYGWNAK
- a CDS encoding type II toxin-antitoxin system Phd/YefM family antitoxin, which codes for MEITTYSNFRQNMKSFLDKVLSSHSPLFVSRANGEDVVVMSKADYESMQETMYLLSSSKNAERLARGIEEYKEGKGVERELIDE
- a CDS encoding Txe/YoeB family addiction module toxin; translated protein: MKIVFLSPGWEDYLHWQQTDKKMLRRINELIKQCQRTPFEGSGKPEPLRSNLSGWWSRRMDHEHRLVYKAEGDSLYILQCRKHY
- a CDS encoding PspC domain-containing protein, coding for MNKNISINISGIIFHIEEDGYERLKGYLESITTYFSTFEDSKEIIADIESRIAEIFLEKLDKENKQVVAIEDVNMLISTMGTIADFEAIEDKEDKAAPAADTGSGESTDTAEEKTEQKEKTGSKRLYRDINRKVVGGVCSGLAHYFSIDPMWVRLLFLLMFFNFFLPGLSGAILLAYIILWIVVPGNKALEDDKKIKKMFRSQEDRVLGGVASGVAAYFGVDVTVIRLLFVLSIFLGGTGFFVYIILWIITPLAKTITEKMQMQGEPVTLSNIETNIKSNLNIKEDEESPIVKVLLFPFRLIALIINGIAKFIGPAANVFVEILRVFIGLLFSILGLSMMTAIAITCAMFFGLTIGWWDWVSVDGVPVELFQQTLPGWAVFGLFLSAFIPALAITLGGISIMAKRWVAGSFLGWSLFGLWIISLVLVSYTVPRIIMDFRTDAIHTETKTYDMAGKTAVLTLSDSDRREWDEWNGQYEAVELQLRGHKDSVYKVIMDFEARGRDRSTALENAQMVTYELNVQDSIFNFPRELKFRNDARFRVQNLDITLYIPYNQPFKMDESLARILRNTIYRNGYSTRQMEGNTWVFTDAGLKCTTCEEDDDYYSYNSGSGKSSFDADPLTYDFKGYDEIEAGGIFKFYIKQGDYKNIEITGDDEWLERVKVSQSGGVLKFDIRGSDWDWRDNWESSDKIYVYISTPDLESIELSGASEAYIDGFQANRMALNLSGFAQVDMDIDASKLDIEMDGGSKLTLRGNVNELKADVEGAASLDAFGSEARYVEVNAQGAARAKVNAMVDLKAEASGASTIVYQGEASSDIRRSGAGSVRKE
- a CDS encoding type II toxin-antitoxin system VapC family toxin; amino-acid sequence: MEKEQLVLCDTNIIIEFYKENATILEALKQIGQENIVLSIVSSGELMYGALNKKELNKINQDLFHLKVLDIDKPTCEMFMKLMNKYSLSHNLTLGDGLIAATAIAHGLPLYTLNLKDFKYIEGVRLWIT